The genomic segment TATGAGATTAATGTTCCACGGGGTGTGGGGCTATTCCTGCTTTGTCCCCGGATTCTCGCCATTGTCCTTCAGGCTCTTTTAATTCTCATGGGGATTTAGGGTTAATTTTCTCACTTGGCTGTAATCAAGAATGCCAGGGGCTCTTTCACAACCTCAAAACTGCATCTCTATGGCCTTTATTCTCCACTGCCCAAGCTATATGTGTGAATTTACCCCGGCAGTCGGATTACACTGCTTCTATCAAGGTCGAACTTTATAGACGGCGGCAGTGTAAAAGAAGCTAGACGCGATTTCCAAAGCGTGTCTCATTGTGTCTCAGCTTTACTGTCTTGCTTGAAGGATGCTCAGTAACAGCCTGCGCCGCAATACACGTCACGGGAGAGCGATACGCAAGATGCGTCTTTGGTTGTAAACAATATATCCGGAGATTACGGTGCACAATATGCGCAAAAGTTTTGGCGGATATTTGTGCCGTAAGggaactgaaaatgaatgaatgcttccCAATGTCTGTTTTCTATGTAAGATGTTCAAAAACAATTAAAGGAACAAGTgtcttcattattattatttttttaaaacagtgcttagataatGCACTTTACccctgaaatattaaaatgtaaacatctTTTAAACATATAGTTCAGATAGATGTATGGGATTACCAAAGTTATTATGTATTGCAAACAGGGGAGTAAAAAATAGTGATATATTGTCATAATTTGCAAGACAAAAAGTTAtcactggattggacgtctatcccccCCAATAGTGGGCAGTCAGTTATGAAAGACAGCATCTTTGGATTTAGTTTGAACATAATATATTAACAAAACCCATTTATTAATGTGAGATCACTGCCACCGTGTGGACACAATGAGACAGTGCACATTAGACAGCGAAACTTATATACTTCAAAATACATACCTGCAGAAGATATAGAGTCAGATATCTTCGACATTTCGTTGCCCTGCAACTCTGTTTCCTAAACGAGCACAATAACATTATTTAATACACAAGTGATTGTTTTCTTATCGTTGATCACTAAATAACCTACTGCTCACGTAAAATAGCGACAATGAAAAATCCCTATAAATTGAATGGCGATGtacttataattaaaaaaacaccaactgtATTACCACAATTAACATACGATTGAAGCTGGAACGCAATATAAAATCATCGTATCgagaaaaaacaagaaacatGTGTCAAATATCAAAGTATACCCAGATTGCAGTTCGCATTGACATCACCGGAAGCAGAAGATACAGGTTCACCGaaagtgacaaaataaataaggaaataatttacccgaataaaatctcaaatacaaagaaaaaaatttaaCCGTACACATTTGACATAATCGTAAACAGCATTCATGTGCTTTGATTTTGAGGTGTATATTATGTTTAAAAGTTCTAAAATGTGGGAGAAGATACATATTAAATTTGTATTGTTTCTGCTCTGATAATAGAATCTTCTTTGCCACAAAATTGAAAGTGTGCATGGTGTGAATTTTCGGGGGACGGGTGCGCTTTTTaacagagagccataaacaattcatattttctaatgttatttctttagagccattctcagaattgaaaagtaaaaatacatgataatGTGGgattttttaggtcatttcggcactgtagaaaaagtctctcaattattttgacaacattattatgctgttgctaacAAATCGGTAATGAATTTAAAGAGCCagatatggctctcgagccatggGTTCCCTACCTCTGCTTTGGGAACTCCTAAACAACTCGTCCAATCTTTAGCCCGTCCGCTTCCTCCCCACCTTCACAGTGCGCATGTGCCGCGCTGCTCTGGGAGCGCTGTGCTTCGGCCTGTTCCGCGGCCGCTCGGTCATTTTCGCCTCTTTGTTGTAGTGCGAGTGCATTTAACTCGGAAGCGATCCACTAAGCGGCCGACTCCGACGCTCCTCGAACAGGTCAGTCGGCGTTCGGAGATTCCGTCGTCGCCCCCGCCGGCCCCAGTGACACTTACCCCGGCGTCGGTGGCCGGTTTCGGGTGCCGGTTTCAAACCCCCCACCATCGCTCTccttcctccacctcctcctccgtttttttttagcatggcTTTCTTGCTTGCCTGCTACCAGGCGTGCTATCCAGACGTTGTTGTGAGAGAAGGAATTGCGCGTGTGACTGGGAATGTTTATGCGGACGCTAGATCTAGGTAGCGAAGCTAAGGGAAACGGGGCAGACAGGCTCGGAGCTCGGCTGGGATGCACGCGGTGGTCCTCCCCGGGACTCGGGCTCCTCTAGCCGGCGTGTCTCTTCTTGTTCTTTCGCTTCTCTGCAGCCCTGGTAGGCCCATTGCAGAACTTCTTGTGTAGATCGTCTACATAAGGTTCGGATTAAATACGAAGAGGGGCGTCGTTGGGTTTTAAACCCCCGATCTCAACtctcagattttttggggggtgctggtggTGTTTTTCTAACGTGTGCGCTGCTGTTGTGAAGACATTGTGCGGGGTTGGGGTGCtggtgttgatgatgatgatgatgatggtggtggtgggggggactTGGCTATATTCACCGGAGCCAACAGTTTTGGGGTGTTCATATCGGCTTTGAAGCCTTTGTGACGTTAACCATGCAAACTTGACTTGATCCGACACAAAGAGGTTGCGGCACAAGTTGATGAGTTCTCGGGGAAGTGACACGTTGAAGCGGCACGCTTCCAAAAGGAAATTGGTTCACACAAACTGTCCAACTTTCCCATTAAGTCCTCTTTTAAGCACTTGGCTTATTACTTTGAAAGTGCGATGGCAGAGAAAATAAGTGTGCTTGTTCGTGTTAGCATTGTTTTTAGCATTAGCCTTGACTCGTTTTGACCCTTGGCCACACTTCTCCAATGAGGGGCGGGGCGATATAGCGATATATCGCAATACGTTGCATGCCTATAGGCCATGGCTATGTTCCTGCCATCAAGGGGTgtattgcatacctgtcaacctcgaaccatttgtgatcttaccaaattttgttttcgcccttacatatatgtataaatacatggaaaatcttaccactttacttttttgtaaaaaatcacgaacaacaagtgaaaatgaaagtaaacataaacaagggaacaggaaacggaaatcacatggtgaaagtgttacaaaacgaaatgtttatcatgatcttttttttttagccaatcagaggcgccggtacatatatcacttggcagacatgcgtttccgggaagaaacaatggcggatggtgaaaaatggctagaaagtgccttaatttatttttttttctcaaaatcaccgtttagcgtaccattttcatgtgtacagcgtaccaatataaaaatgggctttcagttgtaccaattacggcgagaacgtaccagttgacaggtatggtattggttgaaaaatatgccaCTGTCAAGAAAATCCAAAATGGAACATTAGAATTGATGGGATTGTTACAAGCAATATTAAAAACCTTTCTCCTATTTAAGCAGTGACAAAGAGCGATCGCTTGTTTGTGACGGCTACTTGTGTGCTCTTGGacaatttcaattattttgaccTTTAGTGACCCCACCTGACACCCCTTTGTCAACGCTACGGGTGTCACTTGCCAGGGGATCAGCGGGTCAGCCCGTCGGGTGGACTCCAGCCGTTTAGCGGGGCAACAGGTGGATAAATGGACAGCTTGTCAGAATACAAACCATCAACTTATCAATTGGAACATTGGCTGCGTGGAAGCAAGTGGTGTTTTCTTGGTGGCTCCATTAACAGTTTTTGAGTTTAGAAATGTTTCCATTGGGGCTCCAGAGTCACCCACACTTCTAACATGAGCGCTATCAATTGTAGCATGAAGAGAGATGCTTTTTACAAGaatataaataatcattttggttgtcagaagtggaaaaaaagactaatgGTGAAATGATTTGGGAAGGCCAATGCCGATGCGTAAAGCCAAATTTTATTAGCCAATATAGTGACTTTTTAAAAGTTATTCATAATCAAAAGGAAATAAAACAAcccttttataaatatataaattaaaataaaagtctgCTACTTTCTTTTGTAATACTGTCCGCTAGGTGGCGCAACATCACAATGACCAAAAATTATCACCCAAACAGTGAACATGAATGGTATCTCACCATATCAGTGGATTTTGAAAATAGTTAATTTAGGAAAAATATCATCACCcaaactgaataaaaaaaaaatagcattatattgtgggaaaaaaaacaaagtatacgTGAAAAAAAGGCAGGCGACTTATCTTTCACCATCACGAATGAAGGTATAGTGAGACGTTGGGGAATGTGGGAGTATCTGAAGCCAAGCCAAAGCTTTCccacaagaagaagaaggttTCCTGCTACTGCCGCCTGAGGACAAGCATACAACAGGCCTTCTTCAGTTAGTGCGTGCTTCTCCAGCTGGATGTCAAAGTAAAGCAAAGCCAAACACTTCATTGGCCACAAGCAGACCAAAAAGGAGCTCTTTGTCACACCAATCTGTGTTTTCTCTGTCTGCTTTCGCTTTAGTTTGGCTCTTGTTGTTTATAGCTGTTATTCGTGGCTGTTCTTATCTACATCAAACAAGGTCATGCAATCATTTGCCAACGAGTTAAtacctaaaaatacattttcaaacatcACCCCGTTTTCACTCATCTGAAAATGATATGAAAACCCCAAATTTTCACTCtaataattgttttgttttgctgctTAGGATCGGATGAGAAGATCTCCATGATGTGGAGCTAACGCCACGGGCTGCTCAACCCAGCACAAATCCACGTGGACGCTGAGACATCCACAGCCAACGCATGGCGGTATTAGGGGTATCTTGATGACATATTTTACCAAAGACTCTTTCGTGTGCCATTTTAAAACGGGTTGCCACCGGTTTGTATTCATACTAGCCAAAAAGTTCTACAATGGGTGAATTTGGCCTTAGTTCTAGAGTCAGGTTTGGCAACTTCTTCCTCAAGATGGCAGTGTGACTGCATGATCATCAATGTAGTGAGCGTCTGGATGCTGTTACCATGACGACAGTCTTGGTTTTCCTCCTTCTcatctgtcctttttttttgtctccatcaCAGAACCCCGACATGCTGACGAGGAAGATCAAGCTCTGTCACATCAACGCCCACATCACGTGTCGGCTGTGCGACGGCTACCTGATCGACGCCACCACCGTCACGGAGTGTTTGCACACGTGTACGTACACGCCCGCACGCGTCCGCATTCCCACACGTGTACATTCCACTTACGTCCGCTAGAGGGCGTTCGATTCCTTCGCTAAGATTTGCTCGGGGTTTTAGAAAAGAGACATTCAGGTCACGTCAGCCCACTGCAGCTGTCTGACTGCAATGGAGCTCTCATTTCAAGCACTGTGTACGTACCTCATGGAACACTGCTCAAGTGTGGGGAGGTTTGTTGGAAGATCATCGCCAGGCTGTTCAAATGTGTTGCCATGGGAAAGAAGTGTTGAGCAGAAGTTAGTTCATTCTGGGTTTCTGCTATGTTTACAGTCTTCCCccgattatcgcgacttcacttattgcaaattcactttgcgattttttttctgctatcaTTTAACAAAAtggttttactttttttttttttttttaaagttcatcaaaatgtgaaaatccaggcTGAAACTCATAAGTGGAAGCCACTTATGCTACTACGACTCagcactaaagaaaaaaataagctagttataatagtaatactttGCTATTTTTAGATTATTGCGGCATTGTCTGGTCTATATaaactgcgatattcgagggattactgtacaatgtTTGACAAAAATACGATACGAATTTGACAAAAGCGTCCCCATTTAATTATCTTGAAAAATCCAAAAAACACAGAGACCCTGATGCGTCCTAAAAAATCTTACAATGGTGAAGAGAGTTAAATCAGACCAACaagaaaaatgtggaaaaacaacattaagttgtaaaaaataaaaaccttgcaaaaacaacaatgcCCCTAAAAAGCCAAGAGAAACCAACATTACAAAATGGACAGGATGATTGACAAGCTGGAAATATCCTGAAACTAATAAAATGTCACTGAAAAtcagcatttaaaaaacataaatggcattttgtcattttgcaatgatggACTGCGCTGAGGTAGTAACatgtgatatttaaaaaatattcaagtcaTTAAGTTGCagagctatttaaaaaaaaggatgaccTAGTTATAGATCTATAATCACATATTAGTGCTGTGCCAAATAATGATATATATTGTCatgtttaacaaatgaaagtggAATGATTTTAAATAGTCCTCAACGACTTTGTATTTCTAATTTCGTCAAGTTTGCAAAACCATAATGAGCATaaagtgaaaacattttttcatgttgATACCTTTTGTGCAGTCTGTCGAAGCTGCCTTGTGAAGTACCTCGAAGAGAACAACACATGTCCCACATGCAGGATTGTTATTCATCAGAGCCATCCACTGCAGTACATTGGGTGAGTGACACACAAAGGAAAAATACACTCTATACACTATAGAAAATAGTCTGTtctaaaatattataaaacaacATTACGACTTAATGTAAACATATTTTAAGATACTTCAAATCTGCATAATGTTTAGCGACTTACTCATTAGTGGGAATGTTCCATTATCGGgtcaaattattaatatttttagtgCAACTGCACATACAActtgattttcctttttttttgctgtattgcTAAAGAAACAAActgaatatattatttttttctgggcagCCATGACAGAACAATGCAAGACATTGTTTACAAGTTGGTCCCTGGACTTCAAGAGGGTATGtatggtctttttttaaaaagtccaaaTACACAAATTAACGGGTAGACGGATGATAAGAATGTTTTGTGTGGTCGTCCCTGAAGCCGAGATAAAGAAGCAGCGGGACTTCTACCAGAAGTTAGGCATGGAGGTCCCTGGTGACATTAAAGGGGAGCTCTGCAACATGAAGACACATCTGGACCAGCGAAACGGTACACTTTTCTACAATTATCTTCTTTATGAATTTCAAGTTCTCTCTTGGAAATTTGCTTTAGCATTAACTGGAATTTTCCAATCAAGTCTGCCCACCAAAAGTCCATCGGATGCTACCAAAATCATTTGACTAGGATCTTTTCAGTTTGCCCATTGGCTGCATTTTGGATCTTTTCTACCTATTTTCAGTTTATTTGTCCATGACAACACTGCAGATGTTTTCACAAAAGTCGCAAGATGTGATTCGCTAAAATTGacttatttacagttttttttttcctccttataAGAAgaagcagctttttttttcgaaaGCGGTCACGCTTGAGGGACCTAATCGCTCACTTAATCCCTCGCTCTGATTCGGCTAATTAAGGCGTGCGGTGAAGAGGGGTGCCAATCTTTTGCGCTGtttcacaaacacacaatgtGGGAgaaccatatttatttttagtttagcTTTCTTCACAATGAGCATCTACTGCTGGATTTTATTTACCGCTGCAGCTAAAAGACGAACCTTTATTTGCATTTCggatcgcaaaaaaacaactgatttAATGCGTAGACAACCTTAGACACTTGGAACACAATAAACCAAATGCAATTTTGTCTGCGGGAATAGCAGTAGCGCAAAGTATATAGGTGGTCTGAATTTATCTCCGGGTTAATAAATCTGTCAGTTCCTGTTTCCGCCTCTTGGATTTCAGCTCCAGATGCTAAAATAAGAGCAATGCGCTCTCATTCTCAGCAGAGGCGTGACAATTAGTCTTGTTGCTATTTTCTGACTCCTGAACAAAGACTTTTATCAGCCAATGTCGATACGCTACCACTaagactttcctttttttttactaatttgaatttaaatcattgttttaatagCGTGGAAAGACACTCCCTCCCATTTACCTCACTacgcgtccaatccattcaaggTGGGAGGACTGTTCATTCGTTGTCCCGACAATTCATGGCAGAAGCTTTAAATTATATCATAAAAGTCTCTTTTTTCGTAATGGCAGGCATCTAGGGAAGGGGGGCTGGTGTTGGGAAACAAGAGCATCATTGGCACCTTAGTATTCTTCAATACCGCTGACGTCATTTTAGTGCCTGTCGCATCGGCGCAACAATAGTGACAATTTATCGATTTGACGATATACTGTTTTAAAACAATACGGCTATTCAGTAAAGGGATCCTACCGATTTTGTTCCCACTAGAACCACATATGTTAACTGACTGGTGGCCACTGACGGGCTCTTGGTTAACTACATGAAAGTCGGGTCCGCTTCGGCGAGCCTGACTGTTTTGGAACAGGTTTTCCCGCTTTATGGCGCTTCCCCTGCTTTCCAGTGTGAATGTCTCACACGGGAAAATAGCGCGCTCCTCATTAGCTCTTATTTGAGGATGGGCCTGCAAAGAGAACGCTCGCTAAAGCAGAGATCACACCGGGATAACTGCAGGCGACAGCCCAGCAGAGCAGCACGCCACTTAATTAAAGACCCCTTCCAGCATGCTCCCATCCACCACCACCGCCTCCACCACTATCACCTCCAGCCCTGAGAAGTAGTATGGAAAACTTCCTCTGGGCTTCCACAAGAGCAGCTGTTGAAAAGGATTGTAATTCAACTACTGCTCAGTGAGCCGCACTCGCCACATCCTCGGAGAGTCACTTTGAGCAAAGTGGGAAAACAGAAGGGGAGTCACATGAGTGACTTTCTGCAGAGGGCCGTTTGGAATCAACACGGCTCACTTTCAAAAAACACCCTCCTTTATTTTTGCTACGGCAGATGTGCTTTTCTGATCGCAAAAAAATATCCTAGTCTTGTTTTCACTCTTTCGGTGGAATAATTAGGACCGTTTTTTTCACTCCGTTGCTAAACACTtcacattatttatattttgtatacatTGACATGATTGGaaatcaagtcattttttaaattgtatcacTTTACTTTATCAGCACAAAGGTTGCCACTGacattttgattggccatccaatCAAATTGCTTTAGCTTTGCGCAAATGGAAAACAGAATTTGGATGTCCCGCCTCCCCATAGTCCATTTCCAAAGTATGGGATTGGCATATGGTATATGCAAAATCAGGTGGACTGGGACTCAGGTGCCACCACAGGTGATGGGGGACATCCCTAGAATAGGCAATCTGACGGCGCGACTAAAAATTGGGGCCGCCGAGGTCGTGCGAAGGTGATTTCAGCGTGACAAGAGCGGGAGCCTCTTGATTTGCAATCAAGCAGGTTGACTCTGGAGGCGGTCGCCGTGGAGACGGCACAGTGCACACGCTCGCACACAGTTAGGGCAATTCTCTCGGGGATGGCTGACAGTTTGCCCCAAATGGCCCGTAGATTGGGAAATGCAAACCCATCCACTCCCATGAAAAAACACAGTCTCTCTGACTCACACACAATGCTATTATTATTTGGAGCGAATTGAGAGGCAGCCGGGCGGAATTCTTTGTTTTAAGGGTGGTGTGGAAGAAATACGCCTCAATTCCGTTGGTAGTAAAAAGTGTGTCCCATATCCAAACATTGTAAACAACAAAGAAATGTCTCACTTGTGAGCCTCTGCTGTGTTGtccaagtctttttttaattacgtgCACTAAAAACCTGAAAGGCGAGACAACCTATCTAAACAGATTTCCCATTGGAGGTtcaaaagtatttgtttttgtactcGTGTCTCTAAACGCATAGATTAGGAAGTATTATAGCAATTTCATTTTGCCAAGTAACAttggccacttttttttctttctcaggaCTTTTATTGcgtctttaatcatttttggcaTGTCTATTAAGTTGTGTTCCTAAAAGCTGGCCTCAACAAGGTTTCGACAAAATAACGTGTCGCGCGGGAATGTCGGAACCTaatggggattgaaccctcgacttCAGAACTGCGAGACAGAGGTGCTAACCACTAGGGCCCCGAATTGCCACAACGATAGCTGTCCAATTCATTCGAAGCAGCAAGACTGACTTTGTATTGACAATGCAAGACGTTCAATTCTTTTTGACTGCAAGAGGCTAAATGTCCTAGTCAAATGCAGCCAATGAATGAACACACTATACTAGTGTCGTGGTAATGATTTGTTGAATATATGCTAACAGGCAAAATTCGGAAGGTCACAAAAGAAATGTAGTTTTACAAGAATGAGAATAAAAGTAAacttttcttttgcttttttttgtctacacAGGAGACAGCAAACCCGAGGACACAGCCAATAAGGAAGGAGAAGAGAAAGCAGAGGAAGACAATGACTATCACCGTAGCGACGAGCAGGTACACATTTCAAGTCAGCCGCATATTAACTATATTTCTATCAGTGGAAGTTTCAGACTCGCACCAAATCTGCTCCTGAAATTCTTTTAGTCTACTTAACTTATTGCCTTCATTGAGACTAGCATTTGCGAAGGGTATTGATGCGATTTTTGTGTCCCGGCAGGTGAGCATCTGCCTGGAGTGCAACAGCAGCAAACTCCGAGGCCTAAAGCGCAAGTGGATCCGCTGCTCGGCGCAGGCCACCGTCCTCCACCTCAAGAAATTCATAGCCAAAAAACTCAACCTGACCTCCTTTAATGaggtaaaaaaacaagtgactCCTAACATGTTTTTTAGCCCTACAAAcctgattttgattttttttttttaaaagcaattcaTTCAATTTTGGCTGCATGAATGCATGATTCAATTTCAgtcctgaaaatgtttgtttctacatttttgttcaGTCATGAGCAGTTGAATGTCATAAACAGCACATTTTGGGTATTGGAGTTCCAATGAAAACCTCCAAATAAGCCTCAAGGAATAATCaatgaacacaatttttaatataatttcatcTTTTTGGGGAAATAATTGTATATATTTCTGATTTTAGTTGGACATTTTATGCAATGAGGAAATCCTGGGCAAGGATCACACTTTGAAATTTGTTGTTGTGACAAGATGGAGATTTAAGGTAACCAATACAGTGCTCACTATTTTTCtactttggattatttttatcaattatgcttattagtttttttccatgtttaatATGAAACTGTATTGTTTTCAGAAATCTCCCCTCCTGCTCCACTACAGACCCAAAATGGATCTGTTGTAGCTCAAAACGGACACACCagacttttgtttctttttctttttggtgttttttgttaaattttttggggggattttgtaGTTGTCGCTGTTCCTGTCCCGGCGTGCTGTTTTCCAACCAACTTATGCAAAGACGATCAACCAGCAGCGAGCAAGcgccacaacaacaaaatcactCAGACACAAGAAGCCAGCAGCTGGGCGAGGTACCACAAACACTGGCCTTCTTCCCTTtcctcctatttttttattttctgtacgcTACGTCCGAGATAtgtgaaaaagaagaagagaaaaagacaaaaaagaaatggaGATAAAAGcatatatttatacttttgtACAGTTTAAGAAGAGacacaaacctaaaaaaaaaaaaaaaagacactacaCTGGTGCTCTGTTTACATGCAAACGAGATGTCGGGTACGGGCcggcggggtgggggggggggttagtcaCGTGACCATTTTTAAGTTTTTCAGCCAATGGCAGCAGAGGATGAAATGTTTTCTATcggcttgctttttttttgtatttttttggcgaCGGGCATTTTGTACGCATCCCCATGGAAAGCTCGCCCGCCCGTCCGCCGTGGAGTATAACGTCTCTGAATGTGTCTTTATGGCCCCGCCCCTTTTGCCCTCATCTAATTTGCTCTTGATGATTGTCCATTGTGAATAGGCTTTGTGTAGTAATTTATGTTCtatatactgtacatacaaTGTGCTTATAGAGAGCCGACGGCGCGAAGGAAGAGAGACTTTTAGACTGTTAAAAACAGCGCGTCCAGAAGTGCTATCTATATCCCaaatatatcaatttttttttgggacatttttaaattgtttttaatcatatttgttttgttttggaagctgcCAGCCGGCCTTTGTCCTTTTTGTTCTACATCATTTAACCCTCTTGATGCCTGAATTTACCTTTAACAAAGATACAtcaaaaagcaatgaaagaataCAGAAATACTAGGAAATAAGAATATATATGAAATTAAACGAGGGGTACTGAAGCATATCATAGCTAATTATGGGATGTAGGGAGAGTTAACCAGGCACGaaaactaataaaataaaaaattgaagaCAATTTGAATGACgtagaacattttaaaattgaagccaaaatttttggaaaatataaaaataaattcttaTATCATTTTTAGTGGGTAGTACAgtgtatgtttttaaaatgctttttcaatttttttaa from the Stigmatopora nigra isolate UIUO_SnigA chromosome 14, RoL_Snig_1.1, whole genome shotgun sequence genome contains:
- the pcgf3 gene encoding polycomb group RING finger protein 3 isoform X1 — encoded protein: MAVLGNPDMLTRKIKLCHINAHITCRLCDGYLIDATTVTECLHTFCRSCLVKYLEENNTCPTCRIVIHQSHPLQYIGHDRTMQDIVYKLVPGLQEAEIKKQRDFYQKLGMEVPGDIKGELCNMKTHLDQRNGDSKPEDTANKEGEEKAEEDNDYHRSDEQVSICLECNSSKLRGLKRKWIRCSAQATVLHLKKFIAKKLNLTSFNELDILCNEEILGKDHTLKFVVVTRWRFKKSPLLLHYRPKMDLL
- the pcgf3 gene encoding polycomb group RING finger protein 3 isoform X2 is translated as MANPDMLTRKIKLCHINAHITCRLCDGYLIDATTVTECLHTFCRSCLVKYLEENNTCPTCRIVIHQSHPLQYIGHDRTMQDIVYKLVPGLQEAEIKKQRDFYQKLGMEVPGDIKGELCNMKTHLDQRNGDSKPEDTANKEGEEKAEEDNDYHRSDEQVSICLECNSSKLRGLKRKWIRCSAQATVLHLKKFIAKKLNLTSFNELDILCNEEILGKDHTLKFVVVTRWRFKKSPLLLHYRPKMDLL